From one Lotus japonicus ecotype B-129 chromosome 3, LjGifu_v1.2 genomic stretch:
- the LOC130743884 gene encoding uncharacterized protein LOC130743884, which yields MVQARKEGSLLYPICFLSLRAHSRNHKNLHIPDDQLQNLCLAEIEKILQRNGKSLKDHSCLPYPIFDDLEQFQNKFIVDELNYNKQEMTAKHTSYLTLMTAEQKGVYDNIMQSVLSDSGGFFFLYGYGGTGKTFVWNTLSAAIRSMGMIVLNVASSGIAYLLLPGGRTAHSRFCIPLQTDETTTCNIKQGSLRANLLMRAKLIIWDEAPILNRNCFEALDRTLRDIMRQEDESNMDKPFGGKVVVLGGDFRQILPVIPKGGRQDIVSATVNSSDLWKHCKVLKLTRNMRLGTASSSEHATEIKEFADWILKIGDGDFDSNERGESNIEIPEDLLIQDSENPLLDLVGFAYPNLLQNMTTEKFLEERCILCPTLEFVEKVNDFMLDLLPGNTTEYLSSDTTCKSDEDTALESEWFTTEFLNDITCSGIPNHKITLKEGAPIMLLRNIAAGLCNGTRLIVADLGTNVIKATVITGTNIGEDIFIPRMDMVPSDSGYPFKFERRQFPISLCFAMTINKSQGQSLSHVGLYLSRPVFTHGQLYVALSRVRSRKGLKLLVLDEEEKVTSTTKNVVYREVFENI from the exons ATGGTGCAAGCACGTAAAGAAGGTTCTCTTCTCTACCCAATTTGCTTCTTAAGCTTGCGTGCTCACTCAAGAAACCACAAAA ATCTACATATCCCAGATGATCAATTGCAAAATTTGTGTTTGGCTGAGATAGAAAAAATACTTCAACGTAATGGCAAATCTCTAAAGGACCATAGTTGTCTGCCCTATCCTATCTTTGATGATTTGGAACAGTTTCAAAATAAGTTCATAGTAGATGAGCTTAACTACAACAAACAAGAAATGACAGCTAAACACACATCATATCTAACACTGATGACAGCAGAACAAAAGGGTGTATATGACAACATAATGCAGTCGGTGTTGTCTGATAGTGGcggatttttctttttgtatggATATGGAGGAACTGGCAAAACATTCGTCTGGAATACTTTATCTGCAGCCATTCGTTCAATGGGTATGATTGTTCTGAATGTTGCTTCAAGTGGAATTGCTTATTTGTTATTACCAGGCGGAAGAACAGCACATTCTAGATTTTGCATTCCATTGCAGACCGATGAAACAACAACTTGCAACATCAAACAAGGTAGTTTAAGGGCAAATTTACTCATGCGTGCAAAATTGATCATTTGGGATGAAGCTCCTATATTAAATAGGAATTGTTTTGAGGCACTTGATAGAACATTGCGCGACATCATGAGACAGGAGGATGAAAGCAACATGGACAAGCCATTTGGCGGTAAAGTTGTAGTACTTGGTGGTGATTTCAGACAAATTCTTCCTGTCATTCCAAAAGGTGGAAGACAAGACATAGTATCTGCTACAGTCAATTCTTCTGATCTTTGGAAACACTGTAAAGTTTTAAAGCTCACTAGAAACATGAGATTAGGCACAGCAAGTTCATCAGAGCATGCAACAGAAATAAAAGAATTTGCTGATTGGATTCTCAAAATTGGTGATGGTGATTTCGATTCAAATGAGCGTGGTGAATCAAATATTGAAATTCCGGAAGATCTTTTGATACAAGATAGTGAAAATCCACTTCTTGATCTGGTTGGTTTTgcatatcccaatttattgcaGAACATGACAACTGAAAAGTTTTTGGAAGAACGATGCATATTGTGCCCTACATTGGAATTTGTTGAGAAGGTTAACGATTTTATGCTTGATTTACTTCCTGGTAATACAACAGAGTActtaagctctgataccacttgcaAATCTGATGAAGACACTGCACTAGAGTCAGAGTGGTTTACTACAGAGTTCTTAAATGATATTACATGCTCCGGAATACCAAATCACAAAATAACATTGAAGGAAGGTGCTCCGATAATGCTTTTAAGAAATATAGCagcaggtttatgcaatggaacacGACTAATAGTGGCTGATCTTGGAACAAATGTCATAAAAGCCACTGTAATAACTGGAACCAACATTGGAGAAGACATTTTTATTCCAAGAATGGACATGGTTCCATCTGACTCAGGTTACCCGTTTAAGTTTGAAAGACGTCAGTTTCCGATCAGTTTGTgctttgcaatgactataaataaaagtcaaggtCAGTCATTATCCCACGTTGGCCTATATCTTTCTCGCCCTGTATTCACACATGGTCAGCTGTACGTTGCTCTCTCCAGGGTAAGATCAAGAAAAGGACTCAAATTATTAGTGCTGGATGAGGAAGAAAAAGTGACAAGCACTACAAAGAACGTAGTTTACCGAGaagtatttgaaaatatatGA
- the LOC130743883 gene encoding putative F-box protein At1g67623, which produces MVRTRGGGSANFAPRVPLTSSGGGAHAFVHVEKPSLKWTRSKRRRTRKSSYSTAAIKTLPKDLLVEVVAVVASHSFKDFHNVKMCCKDFLDATEDNSVWKRVSLDTFPLIQWLPNDNVSSFLNRCRECGNIESLYREGLRKYFYDPNEKIHGLDILKVTAQKGHKEAKYVCGMILLCSKDDELRKKGLEYMRFLRMFKCVVGSRNKVKQLLKIMWKKNGMVGRNQSPLCNSKSTCKGWRMKKGRWALIDDDDDGNESLNSGVGGVSMASMVTCKGGRLFPLV; this is translated from the exons ATGGTTAGAACTAGAGGTGGTGGTTCTGCAAATTTCGCACCACGAGTTCCTCTAACTTCATCCGGTGGTGGAGCACATGCATTTGTTCATGTTGAGAAGCCATCGTTGAAGTGGACAAGGAGCAAGAGACGACGCACTCGTAAGAGTTCTTACTCTACCGCTGCCATAAAAACACTTCCAAAAGACTTATTAGTAGAGGTGGTTGCAGTCGTTGCCTCACACTCCTTCAAGGACTTTCACAACGTCAAAATGTGTTGCAAAGATTTTCTTGACGCCACTGAAGATAACTCTGTTTGGAAAAGAGTTTCTTTGGATACATTCCCGTTAATCCAATGGCTTCCTAATGACAATGTATCGTCGTTCTTGAATCGTTGCAGGGAATGTGGAAATATAGAGAGCTTGTATAGAGAAGGGCTACGAAAGTATTTTTATGAtccaaatgaaaagattcatgGTCTTGATATCTTGAAAGTAACTGCTCAAAAGGGTCACAAGGAGGCAAAATATGTGTGTGGTATGATTTTGTTATGCTCTAAAGATGATGAGTTGAGAAAAAAAGGACTTGAGTATATGCGCTTTTTGAGGATGTTCAAGTGTGTTGTAGGCTCCAGAAATAAAGTGAAACAATTATTGAAAATTATGTGGAAAAAGAATGGAATGGTGGGGCGCAATCAGAGTCCTTTATGTAACTCCAAGAGCACATGCAAAGGGTGGAGAATGAAGAAGGGCAGATGGGCATTgatagatgatgatgatgatg ggaatgagagcTTGAATTCTGGAGTAGGAGGTGTGTCTATGGCCTCCATGGTAACTTGTAAAGGAGGtcgactctttcccttagtttag